One part of the Parabacteroides sp. FAFU027 genome encodes these proteins:
- a CDS encoding DUF4372 domain-containing protein: MYQDKYVFAQLVSFLNRSKFNRIVTKFDGDK; encoded by the coding sequence ATGTATCAAGACAAATACGTTTTTGCTCAACTGGTTTCGTTTCTGAATCGAAGTAAATTCAATCGCATTGTCACCAAATTTGATGGAGACAAAT